The genomic stretch GCCGGAATCGCCGACGGAGAGGACGACGAACGGCCCCGGGGCGATCCCCTGGCGCTTCGCCACCATCCGCTCGTCGAGGATCACGTTGACGGCCTTCACCGTCAGGTGGCCGCCGACCGGCATCATCGCGTCCCGCGCGTTCACGCAGAGGTTGAGGAGGATCTGGTGCATCTCCGTCGCGTTGCCGAAGACGTTCCACAGCCCTTTCTCGACGTTGGTCTCGATCGAGATGCAATGGGGGAACGTGTCCCGGACGATCTTCGCCATGTCGTCGATCAGGGTCCGCAGGCGAAGGGGGCCGTCCTCGCCGCGCTTGCCCCGGACGAAGGTCAGGATCTGCTTCACCATCGCCGCGCCGCGCTGCGCCGAGGAATCGACCGTCTCGAGGAGCGCCTTCCGCTCCTTCTCGTCATTCGTATCCTCCAGCAGCTGGAGGCCGATGAGGACCGGCGTGAGGGCGTTGTTGAGATCGTGGGCGACCCCCGCCGCGAGGGCACCGATGTTCTCCATCCATTGTCCGCGCCGGAGCTGCTCCTCGTAGCTGCGGGCCTGGATCTCCATTCCCTCGACGAGGGAGGCGAGGCGCAGGGCCTCGGCCCGGAGCCTCGTCACTTCCTCAGCCTGCCGCGCATTCGCCTCGGCGAGCGCCTCCGCCTTCCGCGCGTCCCGGGCCAGGCGGCGGAGTTTCCAGAGTAAAAAAGCGAGGATCGCCAGCGCGATTACCAGGGATAATCCGGCCCCCGTCAGCCCATGAGATGCAGCGAAAAACGGGTTCATTGGATGACGTTGAAAACCACGGGGCCATTAAAATCACCCCCCTTCCAGACTTCAAATCTTTAAATCGCCATTGGTGGAATTACCTACCCAAAAACGCTCCAAGGACGTTAAACGACATGACCGGATTGAGGGCGTCTTTGTTCCCAATCTCCCCATTCCCCGCATTCCCCGCGACACGGACAGCGTGCCCGCCATCGGATAAAGAAATGGCCACCACCGCGGTAACCCTCGTTCCCCTCCCCGTCCCAGGCCCCCTCCCCCCCATCATGAATCTTTACATCGATCTCGACCGTTCCGTCCTCGTCTCCGGCCCGTCGAACAGTGCTGTCGTCACCCAGCTCGCCTTCAAGCGGGGGGACACCGCCGCCCTCGCCGTCACCTTCCTCCAGGGGCAGGCCGACGGCGGCTATCTCCCCGTCGTCCTCCCGACGGGGACGGCGTTCAAATTCGGCCTGAAGGCGCAGGGCCAATACAGCGGGGCCTTCCTCGTCTACACCGATGCCTGGACCGCGCCCGCCGGGGAGGCCACCGCCTACGGCCTCTGCCCCGACTTCCGCTCCGCCTCGCTCGACACCCTCCTCGACCCCGAGGGGGCGGGCGACCTCCCCCAGGTTTCCCTCATGGGGGAGATCGCGTGGACCCTCCCCTCGGGGCGGAAGGGAAGCACGCGTACCTTCACCGCCCTCGTCGCCAACGACCTCATCAAGGACACCGAAGGGGCCCCCGCTCCCGCGACCCCCGGCTACTACACCGCGGGAGAGAGCGACGCCCGGTACCTCCCGAGCAGCCTCGGAGGGATCGTCGACCTCACCGTCGGCCTCCGCACTTACACCGTCGACCTCACCGCCCTGGCTCTCCCCGCCTCGCCGCG from Verrucomicrobium sp. GAS474 encodes the following:
- a CDS encoding response regulator, with the protein product MNPFFAASHGLTGAGLSLVIALAILAFLLWKLRRLARDARKAEALAEANARQAEEVTRLRAEALRLASLVEGMEIQARSYEEQLRRGQWMENIGALAAGVAHDLNNALTPVLIGLQLLEDTNDEKERKALLETVDSSAQRGAAMVKQILTFVRGKRGEDGPLRLRTLIDDMAKIVRDTFPHCISIETNVEKGLWNVFGNATEMHQILLNLCVNARDAMMPVGGHLTVKAVNVILDERMVAKRQGIAPGPFVVLSVGDSGCGIPNDVIARIFEPLFTTKEPGKGTGLGLSTVIGIVKRLGGFVSVESEVGKGTQFLLHFPALSVGQSEGGSSDTLPVRSDIPLGQGKRVLFIDDDNVVRRVSKAMLEHYGYHVTTAANGVEAVSLVGSQKEGEKFDLVVSDVDMPYMDGFEVLLAIRGEEPNKPFIFISGTELDDHYLIEIKRAGLDFLPKPFTVEQLLQASARQLGLTVSPQPQSELMLEGDVRR